A single region of the Mugil cephalus isolate CIBA_MC_2020 chromosome 4, CIBA_Mcephalus_1.1, whole genome shotgun sequence genome encodes:
- the ptgis gene encoding prostacyclin synthase, whose amino-acid sequence MLWTIFLLFGGLLLLLFVTSRKRQKNEPPLDKGFLPWLGHALEFGKDAPKFLTRMKEKHGDIFTVRVAGLYVTMLLDPHSFDSVLHDTVSLDFSRIRGQLIKKVFSLQLPSVKPTSERDWMEKHFQDQRSLCKLSSSMNTHLQSLLLNNHTGGNSLEWKQDGLFSLCYSLLFRAGYLTLFERGDNAAAVYKEFRTFDDLLTKLARSTLKREESKTARSSQERLWELLSPRWLNSESGESSSWQQSYYNFLREEGVDAEMQKKALLLQLWTTQCNAGPAAFWLLGFLLTHPEAMEAVKSEIRGLSTLRDTSLQRPPINLLGAHNTPVLDSVLSETLRLTAAVMIRREVVQDKILRMANGQEYHLRRGDRVLLFPLLSPQMDPQIHQDPQNFKYDRFLNEDMTVKDTFYKDGKRVKYYTMPWGAGRSSCVGKEFAVTAIKQFVLLLLTHLDLEMCNPKDGLPPFNPSRYGFGMLQPDGDLQIRYRLKRT is encoded by the exons ATGCTGTGGACAATATTTCTACTCTTTGGCGGACTACTACTACTTCTCTTTGTTACTTCCCGCAAAAG GCAGAAAAATGAGCCTCCTCTCGATAAGGGTTTCCTTCCATGGTTGGGGCATGCCCTCGAGTTTGGAAAAGATGCTCCAAAGTTTCTGACCCGGATGAAAGAAAAGCACGGAGATATCTTCACT GTCCGGGTTGCTGGTCTCTATGTCACAATGCTGTTGGATCCGCACTCCTTTGACAGCGTGCTGCACGACACAGTCTCCTTGGACTTCTCCCGCATCAGGGGCCAGCTCATAAAAAAGGTCTTCAGTCTGCAGCTGCCAAGCGTGAAGCCCACGTCAGAGAGGGACTGGATGGAAAA GCATTTTCAGGATCAACGCAGCCTCTGCAAGCTCAGCAGCTCTATGAACACTCACCTGCAGAGTCTGCTCCTGAATAACCACACAGGCGGCAACTCTTTAGAGTGGAAACAGGACGGACTGTTCAGCCTCTGTTACAGTCTTCTTTTCAg AGCTGGATACCTTACGCTGTTTGAAAGGGGAGACAATGCTGCCGCAGTCTACAAAGAGTTCCGCACGTTTGATGATCTTCTCACCAAACTGGCTCGCTCCACGCTCAAGCGGG AGGAAAGCAAAACTGCCAGGTCGTCACAGGAGCGACTGTGGGAGCTGCTGTCCCCACGCTGGCTGAACAGCGAGTCAGGCGAGTCGAGCTCCTGGCAGCAGAGCTACTACAACTTCCTGCGGGAAGAGGGAGTAgatgcagaaatgcagaaaaaagcTCTGCTCTTACAGCTATGGACCACACAG tgtAATGCAGGACCTGCTGCCTTTTGGCTCCTTGGCTTTCTGCTCACCCACCCTGAGGCCATGGAGGCTGTTAAGTCAGAGATTAGAGGCCTTTCCACTCTCCGGGATACTTCCCTTCAGCGTCCCCCCATCAACCTGCTGGGAGCGCACAACACACCTGTGCTTG ATAGCGTTCTGAGTGAGACCCTACGGCTCACTGCCGCAGTAATGATCAGGCGAGAAGTGGTGCAGGACAAGATCTTGCGCATGGCCAACGGACAGGAGTACCACCTGAGACGAGGGGACAGAGTGTTGTTGTTCCCCCTCCTCAGCCCTCAGATGGACCCACAGATACACCAAGATCCACAG aATTTCAAGTACGATCGCTTCCTTAATGAAGACATGACGGTGAAGGATACGTTCTACAAGGATGGGAAAAGGGTCAAGTACTACACCATGCCTTGGGGCGCAGGGAGAAGCAGCTGCGTTGGGAAAGAGTTTGCTGTGACGGCCATTAAACA ATTTGTGCTCCTGCTCTTGACCCATCTTG